GGTGGATTCGACAGTCCATCGAGCGGGCCCTCACCAATCAGGTGCGCACCATCCGGCTCCCGGTCCACGTCTCCGACGACATCGACCGCATGAACCGGGTGGCCGAAAACCTCAGCCGCACGCTGCGCCGGCCCGCCACAGAGGAGGAAGTGGCCGCGGAAACGGGCTTTACCGAGATCTACGTTCGGCGGCTCCAGTCCATCCGCCGCAAGATCCTCTCCATCGACCAGGCTCTGGACGTGGACGGCGACTTCACCCTCCAGGACAAGCTCGAGGACCCCAGCGTGGAGGACCCGGTGGAGGGGATCCACACCGACAAGATCAAGAGCTTCCTGCGCCGCAAGCTCACCATCCTGAACGAGCGGGAGAAGAAGATCCTGGACCTGCGCTTCGGGCTGGAGGACGACGAGCCCATGACCCTGGAGAAGATCGGCAAGGTCTTCGGGGTCACCCGGGAGCGCATCCGCCAGATCCAGGTGGAGGCCCTGGCGAAGCTGCAAGGCGCCTTCATCGAGGAGGGCGTGGACTACCGCGAGCTGGCCTGAAGCCGGCCGGCTCCCGGTGTTGGAGAGGGGCCCCCGCGGGGGCCCCTCTCCCGTTTGGGAAACCGAGAGGCCTGGTGAGGAGTTGCCCCCAACCGCCGAGGGGAAACGGGCAGGGCGACGCCGTCCACGTCGAAATCGAAATCGCTATCGAGCCCGAGCCCGAGCCCGATACCGATACCGATACCGAGTGCGGTTTCGATTGCGCCGCAGCCCCCCCGGCCTGAGCCGCGGCGCCGGGTTTTTCATTGACGCCCCGCGGCCGGAGCGGGTATAAGACCCCGTCGGCGTTTC
This sequence is a window from Thermodesulfobacteriota bacterium. Protein-coding genes within it:
- a CDS encoding sigma-70 family RNA polymerase sigma factor, with translation MSPSAAVVLPETRDADARRAPAPPSSSMGLYLRDIRKTRLLTPREEIELALRIEKGDEAARSRMIESNLRLVVKIAKRYVNRGLPFMDLIEEGNVGLIKAVERFKASKGCRFSTYATWWIRQSIERALTNQVRTIRLPVHVSDDIDRMNRVAENLSRTLRRPATEEEVAAETGFTEIYVRRLQSIRRKILSIDQALDVDGDFTLQDKLEDPSVEDPVEGIHTDKIKSFLRRKLTILNEREKKILDLRFGLEDDEPMTLEKIGKVFGVTRERIRQIQVEALAKLQGAFIEEGVDYRELA